In the Burkholderia multivorans ATCC BAA-247 genome, CGACGCGTCCGGTGACGATCGAGCCGCTCGACATCCGCGTCTACGACAGCCTCGGCACGGTCGTCTACACGATCGCCGAAGCGCACCAGCAAGCCGACCTGACGGCCGATCCCGACATGGTTTTTGCGACGTACGTGATGATTCACGAACGCGGCGAGTGGCGCATCGCGCATATCCACGCGAGCCCGATTCCCGAGCAGGCGGCCGGGCAGTTCGCCGCCAAGATCCGTCACGGGCAGGGCCCGCTGCACTGACGAATAAACGAAGAACGCGGGGCGATCATGAGTACGGCTTCACCGCCCACATCGCCGCTGACCGGGCCGC is a window encoding:
- a CDS encoding nuclear transport factor 2 family protein — encoded protein: MPRFARLFEAAADTLNAYYQAVADANLDALLALWIDEDFASCVWADGEHLHGLDQIRSGLGTRLATRPVTIEPLDIRVYDSLGTVVYTIAEAHQQADLTADPDMVFATYVMIHERGEWRIAHIHASPIPEQAAGQFAAKIRHGQGPLH